One genomic segment of Natronospira proteinivora includes these proteins:
- the ftsY gene encoding signal recognition particle-docking protein FtsY produces MSEKKGFFGRLRERLNRGDSLLTKDLTELLPGSGPPDEDTLEELETRLLMADVGVSATQQIMDGLRERLNRKALANRDQLLQGLRQEVHAILDPVESALEPRQPGDGPFVILVVGVNGSGKTTTIGKLARRFRDQGKSVMLAAGDTFRAAAVEQLQVWGERNDVPVIAHATGADSAAVAHDAVQSALSRDIDVLLIDTAGRLHTQAGLMDELKKVRRVIQRVMPSAPHETLLVLDGSTGQNAIAQAREFHSAVELSGLAVTKLDGSAKGGVLLAVARELKIPVRFIGIGEAAEDLDVFRAEDFTRALLEAGD; encoded by the coding sequence ATGTCCGAGAAAAAAGGTTTTTTTGGCCGCCTCCGGGAACGACTGAACCGGGGCGACTCCCTCCTCACCAAGGACCTCACCGAACTGCTGCCCGGTTCCGGGCCGCCCGACGAAGACACCCTGGAAGAACTGGAGACCCGCCTGCTGATGGCGGATGTGGGGGTCTCGGCCACCCAGCAGATCATGGATGGTCTGCGTGAGCGGCTGAACCGCAAGGCCCTGGCCAACCGAGATCAGCTGTTGCAGGGGCTGCGGCAAGAGGTTCATGCCATCCTGGATCCGGTGGAATCGGCCCTGGAGCCCAGGCAGCCAGGTGATGGGCCTTTCGTGATTCTGGTGGTGGGGGTGAACGGCAGTGGCAAGACCACCACCATCGGCAAGCTGGCCCGGCGTTTCCGGGACCAGGGCAAGTCGGTGATGCTGGCGGCCGGGGATACCTTTCGGGCGGCGGCGGTGGAACAGCTCCAGGTCTGGGGCGAGCGTAACGATGTGCCGGTGATCGCCCATGCCACCGGGGCGGATTCAGCAGCGGTGGCCCATGATGCGGTGCAATCCGCCCTCTCGCGGGATATCGACGTATTGCTGATCGATACCGCCGGGCGTCTGCATACCCAGGCCGGGCTGATGGATGAGCTCAAGAAGGTCCGCCGGGTGATCCAGCGGGTGATGCCATCGGCCCCCCATGAAACCCTCTTGGTGCTGGACGGCAGCACCGGGCAGAATGCCATTGCCCAGGCGCGTGAGTTTCATTCCGCGGTCGAGCTGAGCGGCCTGGCGGTGACCAAGCTGGACGGTTCGGCCAAGGGCGGGGTGTTGCTGGCCGTGGCCCGGGAGTTGAAGATTCCGGTGCGTTTTATCGGCATTGGCGAGGCGGCCGAGGATCTGGATGTGTTTCGGGCGGAGGATTTTACCCGGGCATTGCTTGAGGCTGGGGATTGA
- the coaD gene encoding pantetheine-phosphate adenylyltransferase, protein MSVKALYPGTFDPITNGHTDLVRRAARLFDSVVLAVAASPGKQPSFSLEDRVRFAELALADIPNVEVLPFKGLTVEFARDHGISAILRGLRAVSDFEFEFQLAAMNRHLDPGVETVFLTPSEQYTFVSSSLVREIASLDGEVSDFVHPTIEAELKKALSKKA, encoded by the coding sequence ATGAGCGTCAAAGCCCTGTATCCCGGCACCTTCGATCCCATTACCAACGGCCATACCGACCTGGTGCGCCGTGCCGCCCGCCTGTTCGACAGCGTGGTGCTGGCGGTGGCGGCCAGCCCCGGCAAGCAACCCAGCTTCTCACTGGAAGACCGGGTCCGCTTCGCCGAGCTGGCCCTGGCAGACATCCCCAATGTGGAAGTACTGCCCTTCAAGGGACTGACCGTGGAATTTGCCCGGGATCACGGGATCAGCGCCATCCTGCGTGGCCTGCGGGCGGTCTCGGATTTCGAATTCGAATTCCAGCTGGCGGCCATGAACCGGCATCTGGACCCCGGGGTGGAAACGGTCTTTCTCACGCCCAGCGAGCAATACACCTTCGTCTCCTCCAGCCTGGTGCGGGAAATCGCCTCCCTGGACGGCGAGGTTTCCGACTTCGTCCATCCCACCATCGAGGCCGAGCTTAAAAAGGCCCTCAGCAAGAAGGCCTGA
- the rsmD gene encoding 16S rRNA (guanine(966)-N(2))-methyltransferase RsmD → MRRGKRTREAPRSGQLRLIAGQHGGRRLRFPDAGGVRPTPDRVRETLFNWLAPTLVGESALDLFAGSGALGLEALSRGAARVDFVERDRRLVAALKQNLNLLGAEDKASVHGMEVEKYLGSPLPDSPYGLVFLDPPYDAGLYGPVLEALQAGAWLKPGAQIYLEYRSHNPPPEIPPAWIWTRQSTAGDVTYGLITTS, encoded by the coding sequence GTGAGGCGCGGAAAAAGGACTCGCGAGGCCCCCCGGTCCGGCCAGCTGCGCCTGATTGCCGGGCAACATGGCGGCCGTCGACTGCGCTTTCCCGACGCCGGTGGTGTGCGCCCGACACCCGACCGGGTGCGCGAAACCCTGTTCAACTGGCTGGCCCCCACATTGGTCGGCGAATCCGCTCTGGATCTTTTCGCCGGCAGCGGCGCCCTGGGGCTGGAAGCCCTGTCCCGGGGCGCGGCCCGAGTGGATTTCGTCGAGCGCGACCGCCGCCTGGTGGCGGCCCTGAAGCAGAACCTGAACCTGCTGGGGGCGGAAGACAAGGCAAGCGTGCACGGCATGGAAGTGGAGAAATATCTTGGATCTCCCTTGCCCGATTCCCCCTATGGCCTGGTCTTTCTCGATCCCCCTTATGACGCCGGCCTCTATGGCCCCGTTCTCGAAGCCTTGCAAGCGGGGGCATGGCTCAAGCCCGGCGCCCAGATCTACCTGGAATACCGCAGCCACAACCCGCCCCCCGAGATCCCCCCGGCCTGGATCTGGACCCGCCAATCCACCGCCGGCGACGTCACCTACGGCCTGATCACCACTTCCTAG